CTGCGCGAGGTCAGCTTTGCGTCCCTGCGAAAAAAAATCTCTTATGTCGGTCAGGATACGTTCCTGTTTTCGACGTCGATCATGGACAACCTGCGCTGCTCGGCCCCTGACGCAACCGAGGAAGAGGTCATTGCTGCCGCCAAAGCCGCACATGCGCACGAGTTCATCATGGAACTGCCGGAAGGGTACGAAACGCAAGTCGGTGAAAACGGAACCTTCCTGTCAGGTGGTCAGAAACAGCGAATTGCGATTGCGCGCGCTATTCTGAGAAAGTCCGAGATCCTGCTTTTGGATGAGGCCACAAGCGCGCTGGACGCTGAATCGGAATCGCTGGTCAAAAAGGCGCTGGACACCCTGACGAAGGATGTGACCGTCGTTGTCATTGCGCACCGGCTGTCAACTGTTCTGGAAGCGGACAAGATTATCGTGGTTCAGGATGGCTCGATCGTGGAACAGGGAAATCTGGACGAGCTGATGAAAAAGAACGGAAGCTTCCGCAACCTGTTCGATCAGCAATTCAAAAAACACGAACCCTCGGCGGAAGTGGCCGAGTAACCCCTGCATTCGGTCTGGCAAGCACCTCCTTTCCATGGGGGGAAACCTGATCGAAAGAGGGGTGGTTTGTCTTGGTTTCGCGCGCCCGCGCAACGAAACCGTCAGGCCCAAGCCGCCCAAGGGATACGGGCCGCTTGGGCCGCATATGGGAAAATGAACGGTCCTGTCTTGCGCGCGGATTCGCAGATGGCGATCTTGGTCGGTCGCCACACAAACATCTGGCTTGGTCGCCCACAAGAAGTTACCGTCGCTTTTGTCGAGGCCGCCCGGCTTGCCACCGCCTCATACCAACACGGAATCCCCCTGCTTTACAAAGGGTACAGACACGCGACCTGATGCGTTTCTCCGGCCAGTTCAGGCATTGTTGCCCTGCACTGATCGGTTGCCAGCCAGCATCGTTGCGCAAAGGCGCAACCTTTAGGAATATTCATTGGCGACGGCAGTTCGCCCTCAAGCTTGATCCGTTCTTTTCGGGCCGTGGGGTCGGCCCGGGGCGTCGTGGACAGCAACGCCTTGGAATAGGGGTGACGCGGCGCGGCGAACAGCTGTTCTTTGGGCGCCTTTTCAACAGCGCGCCCCAGATACATGACGATCACGTCGTCGGCAAAATGCCGAACCACCGAAAGATCGTGCGAAATGAACAGATAGGCGAGGTCAAGCCGTTCCTGCAAATCCACAAGCAGGTTCAGGATCTGCGACTGGATCGAGACGTCCAGTGCCGAAACCGGCTCATCCAGGACCAGGACCCTGGGATTCAACATAAGCGCGCGTGCAATGGCGATCCGCTGACGCTGCCCGCCAGAGAACATATGTGGATAGCGGTCATAATGCTCGGGGCGCAAGCCGACCATCTCGATCATTTCGCGCGCTAGTGTTTCGCGGTCTGCGGCGGACATGTCCGGACGATTGATGATCAGCGGCTCCTGCAAGATCTGGCCGATGCGCTGACGTGGATTCAGCGATCCATACGGATCCTGGAACACGATTTGCACCGTTTCCCGCATCTTGCTCCATTGCGACGGGGTAATGTCGACACCGTCAATCGTCAGCCTTCCCGACGTCGGTTCTTCAATCATCGTGACCAATCGCGCCAGTGTTGACTTGCCACAGCCGGACTCTCCGACGATGGCCAGAGTCTTTCCCGGTTTCAGTTCGAAATCCACCCCCGAAAGGGCTTTCACCGTCGCTGACTTGGACAGCAACCCGCCCTTCACCGTGTAAAACCTGGTCAGATCTTTCGCCTGAACGATGGGGTCGGTCATGCCAATTCTCCGGCCGCGATTTTTTCTACGTGGTGGCAACGTGCCTTGCCGAAGGCTTCGGCATGGGGGGTCGGTGGTATTTCAGCGCAAGTTGCATCAGCAAACCGGCATCGCGGGCTGAACAGGCACCCTGCGGGGCGATCGAATTGGCCCGGCACAACGCCGGGAATCGTCGGGAGGATCTTGGAGGTCGCGCGCTCGGGCAAGGCGCTCAGCAGGGCCGATGTATAGGGATGACGCGGCGTGCGGAACAAATCACGCACGGGCTGCTCTTCGACTTTTTGTCCGGCATATTGCACCTGAACCCGTTCGGCGGTTTCGGCCACCACCCCCATGTCATGGGTGATCAGCACAAGGCCCATATCGTGTTCGTCCCGCAATCGAACCAGCAGGTCGAGTATCTGCGCCTGAATGGTGACGTCCAGCGCAGTGGTGGGTTCGTCTGCAATCAGCAGCTTGGGCTTGCAGGCGATGGCCATCGCGATCATGACGCGCTGGTTCATGCCCCCTGACATCTGGTGTGGAAAGGTGCTCAGGCGGCTTTCCGGGGCCGGGATGCCAACCTGGTCGAACAGCTCAATCGCGCGCTGGTGGCGGTCCTTGCGGTTCAATCCCAGATGGATGCGCAGGGCCTCTTTGATCTGGAATCCCACCGTGAAACAGGGGTTCAGCGACGACATCGGCTCCTGAAAGATCATCGCCATGTCCTTGCCGATGATCCTGCGGCGTTCACGGGCCGAAAGGCCGGCAAGATCGAGCCCCTCAAATCGCATCTCGTCAGCGGTGATCGTCGCGGTCCAGGGCAACAACCCCATCAGCGCCAACATCGACACCGATTTACCCGAGCCGCTTTCACCCACGATGGCCAGCAACTCCCCCTTGTCCACCGACAGATCTACGCCATCCACGGCGCGGAACCTGCCCGAGGCTGTGGCGAATTCAACAGTCAGGTTGCGGATCTGCAAAAGGCTCATGCGATCAGCTCCGTTTCAGTTTCGGGTCCAGCGCATCGCGCAGGCCGTCGCCCATCAGGTTGATGGCAAGTACGGTGACAAGGATTGCCAGACCAGGGAAGGTAACCACCCACCAGGCGCGCAGTATGAATTCGCGCGCTTCGGCCAGCATGGTGCCCCATTCCGGCGTGGGCGGCTGTGCACCCATGCCCAGAAAGCCCAAGGCGGCTGCGTCCAGAATCGCTGTCGAGAAGGACAGTGCCGCTTGTACGATGATGGGTGCCAGGCAATTGGGCAGCACGGTGATGAACATCAGTCGTGACCGGCCAGCACCGGCCACGCGCGCCGAAGTGACATAGTCTTTCTGGCGTTCCGCCAGAACCGATGCGCGGGTCAGGCGCACGTAGTGGGGCTGGAAAACGATGGCGATGGCAATCATCGCGTTGGTCAGCGACGGGCCAAGGATGGCCACCAGCACCAGTGCCAACAGCAGCGACGGAAAGGCCAGAACGATATCCATCACCCGCATGATCAGCGTATCGACCCATTTGGGGGCAAAGCCCGACAGCAGGCCAATCATCACGCCGCCCGACACGGCCACACAGACGACGACGATTCCGACAAAAAAGGAATAGCGCGAGCCCATGATCAGGCGCGACAGCATGTCCCGACCCAGCGGATCGGTACCCAACGGGAAAGCCCAGCTTCCGCCCTCCTGCCATGCAGGCGGTTGCAGGATATGGTCGCGGAACTGTTCCGTCGGGTCGTAAGGGGCCAGAAGGGGCGCAAAAGTGGCGCAGAATACAAAGGCGGCAAAAACCCACAGCCCGATGACAGCACCGCGGTTTTCGCTGAAGTAGTACCAGAACTCGCGCAGGGCGCTGGGGCGGTCTTCCGTTTTGGGCGGGGTTGCGGATAGTTCGGCCATTACCGCCTCCGAATTTTGGGGTTGATGATGCCGTAAAGGACATCGACCAGCAGGTTCACCAGCATCACGATCACCGCGATCATCAGCAATCCGCCCTGAACAACCGGGTAATCTCGGCGGAAAATGCTGTCGACCATCCACTTGCCTATGCCCGGCCAGCTGAAGATGGTTTCGGTCAAGATGGCTCCTGCCAGCAACGTGCCCACCGACAGGCCGATCACCGTGACAACCGGAATCAGCGCGTTACGCAGCGCGTGCACCCCGTTGATCCGCGTTGGCGACAAACCCTTGGCACGCGCGGTGCGGATGTAGTCTTCGCCCAGAACTTCCAGCATCGCCGACCGGGTCTGGCGTGCGATGACCGCCAGCGGAATCGTTCCCAGCACAATCGTCGGCAGGATCAGATGGCGCACGGCTGATCCGAATGCTCCTTCCTGACCCGACAACAGGCTGTCGATCAGCATGAAGCCGGTGACGCTGGGAAAGTAATACAACAGGTCGATCCGTCCCGAGACCGGCGTCCAGCCCAGATTGCCCGAGAATATGATGATCAACAGCAGCGCCCACCAGAAGATGGGCATCGAGTACCCGACCAGCGCCGAGGACATCAGCGCCCGGTCAAAGAACTTCCCTCGGTTCACCGCCGCGATCACACCTGCGGGCAGACCCAGCGCAATGGCAAAGATCATGGCGCACAGGGACAACTCCAGCGTTGCGGGAAACAGCGAAAAGAACTCGTCCCACACAGGTTTCCTGGTGACAAAGCTTTCGCCCAGATCACCTTGAAGCACTCCGGTGAGGTAATCCCAATACTGCTGCAACACCGGTTTGTCGAAACCCAGCTTTTCGACCATTTCCTGATAACGTTCTTCCGTCATGCCGCGTTCACCGGCCATCACGATGATCGGATCGCCGGGCAGCACCCGGATGAACATGAACGAAATCAGCGTCACGCCCAAGAATGTCGGAACAAACAGGCCAAGACGGGTGAGGAAATAGCCAAGCATCAGCGACCTATGATCGTAAGTTCTTTGGGAAAGCGGGTCAGCGACCGACAGCCATCCCCGGTGACAAGAACGTCATCTTCGATGCGAACGCCGAACTTGTCCGATTCATACAGACCGGGTTCGTTGGTCCAGACCATGCCCGGCAGGATTATCTGACTGTTACCACGCATGATATACGGCGCCTCATGCACATCCCGGCCCAGACCGTGACCTGTCTTGGTCCGGATACGATCAACAAAAGGCGAGGCCTCAAGCACGCTTGTCACCGCGTCGTCGATGTCATGTGCCGTCACGCCGGGGCGGCAGGCTTCAAACCCGGCTTTGTTGGCGCGCAAAACCGTGTCGTAGACATCCCTGCCTTCGTCCGGGACGTCCTGAACGAAAAAAGTTCGCGTGATGTCGGCCGCAAAGCCATGTTTTCGAGCGCCAAAGTCGAACAACAGCGCGTCGCCTGCTCTGATCCGGTAGTCGGCGCGCGCCTTTCCGTGCGGTCGCGCTGAATTGTCCCCCGCAGCCACGATGGGGGAAAAGGCCAGCGACTCCGCTCCTTCTGCGAAGAGGGCCTGTATCAGCGCCTGCTCGACCTGTTTTTCGGTCTGACCTGCACGTACGTCAGCAATCACACGCTCCAACGCGCGTTCCGAGATATCGATGGCCGCTTGCAACGCGGCGATATCGTCGTCAGTTTTGATGGCACGAAGGCCCGAGATTTCGCGTTCACCGTCCACAATCCGCAGATCCGGAATTGCGCGGGTAAACGCCGCAGACACGAAAACCCGCATCACCTGACCTTCGACAGCCAGCGATTTGATCGGAATATGTTCTGCCAGCGCGGAAAAGGCGCCGTCATAGCCGGTCTGATCGCGCCAGTCGAACACGGCACCTTCAAATCCGACCAGATCCCATGAAGCGAGCTCCAGGTTGGGCACGATCGCCGCCGGGTCCCCTTGGGCCGGAATCACCACGACAAAAGGGCGTTCGTGGCTCATGAAGGTTTTGCCCAATGCGCGGGTGAAATTCGGACCGGGCACCAGGGCCACTGCGTCCACTGACATATCCATTGCCAATTTGCGGTATTCGGACAAATCCGGCATTCAGCCCGACCTCCTCAATAAGAAAGCCGGAGCCACCAATCTGGCGGCTCCGGTTTGTGAGTGGTGGTTTATTCGACGCTCACACCATAGAAGATGTGACCGCCCAGCGGGTGCACTTT
This DNA window, taken from Ruegeria sp. YS9, encodes the following:
- a CDS encoding ABC transporter ATP-binding protein, with amino-acid sequence MSLLQIRNLTVEFATASGRFRAVDGVDLSVDKGELLAIVGESGSGKSVSMLALMGLLPWTATITADEMRFEGLDLAGLSARERRRIIGKDMAMIFQEPMSSLNPCFTVGFQIKEALRIHLGLNRKDRHQRAIELFDQVGIPAPESRLSTFPHQMSGGMNQRVMIAMAIACKPKLLIADEPTTALDVTIQAQILDLLVRLRDEHDMGLVLITHDMGVVAETAERVQVQYAGQKVEEQPVRDLFRTPRHPYTSALLSALPERATSKILPTIPGVVPGQFDRPAGCLFSPRCRFADATCAEIPPTPHAEAFGKARCHHVEKIAAGELA
- a CDS encoding ABC transporter permease subunit — encoded protein: MAELSATPPKTEDRPSALREFWYYFSENRGAVIGLWVFAAFVFCATFAPLLAPYDPTEQFRDHILQPPAWQEGGSWAFPLGTDPLGRDMLSRLIMGSRYSFFVGIVVVCVAVSGGVMIGLLSGFAPKWVDTLIMRVMDIVLAFPSLLLALVLVAILGPSLTNAMIAIAIVFQPHYVRLTRASVLAERQKDYVTSARVAGAGRSRLMFITVLPNCLAPIIVQAALSFSTAILDAAALGFLGMGAQPPTPEWGTMLAEAREFILRAWWVVTFPGLAILVTVLAINLMGDGLRDALDPKLKRS
- a CDS encoding Xaa-Pro peptidase family protein — its product is MPDLSEYRKLAMDMSVDAVALVPGPNFTRALGKTFMSHERPFVVVIPAQGDPAAIVPNLELASWDLVGFEGAVFDWRDQTGYDGAFSALAEHIPIKSLAVEGQVMRVFVSAAFTRAIPDLRIVDGEREISGLRAIKTDDDIAALQAAIDISERALERVIADVRAGQTEKQVEQALIQALFAEGAESLAFSPIVAAGDNSARPHGKARADYRIRAGDALLFDFGARKHGFAADITRTFFVQDVPDEGRDVYDTVLRANKAGFEACRPGVTAHDIDDAVTSVLEASPFVDRIRTKTGHGLGRDVHEAPYIMRGNSQIILPGMVWTNEPGLYESDKFGVRIEDDVLVTGDGCRSLTRFPKELTIIGR
- a CDS encoding ABC transporter ATP-binding protein; protein product: MTDPIVQAKDLTRFYTVKGGLLSKSATVKALSGVDFELKPGKTLAIVGESGCGKSTLARLVTMIEEPTSGRLTIDGVDITPSQWSKMRETVQIVFQDPYGSLNPRQRIGQILQEPLIINRPDMSAADRETLAREMIEMVGLRPEHYDRYPHMFSGGQRQRIAIARALMLNPRVLVLDEPVSALDVSIQSQILNLLVDLQERLDLAYLFISHDLSVVRHFADDVIVMYLGRAVEKAPKEQLFAAPRHPYSKALLSTTPRADPTARKERIKLEGELPSPMNIPKGCAFAQRCWLATDQCRATMPELAGETHQVACLYPL
- a CDS encoding ABC transporter permease subunit: MLGYFLTRLGLFVPTFLGVTLISFMFIRVLPGDPIIVMAGERGMTEERYQEMVEKLGFDKPVLQQYWDYLTGVLQGDLGESFVTRKPVWDEFFSLFPATLELSLCAMIFAIALGLPAGVIAAVNRGKFFDRALMSSALVGYSMPIFWWALLLIIIFSGNLGWTPVSGRIDLLYYFPSVTGFMLIDSLLSGQEGAFGSAVRHLILPTIVLGTIPLAVIARQTRSAMLEVLGEDYIRTARAKGLSPTRINGVHALRNALIPVVTVIGLSVGTLLAGAILTETIFSWPGIGKWMVDSIFRRDYPVVQGGLLMIAVIVMLVNLLVDVLYGIINPKIRRR